TTTCCGGGAATCCGCACATTAGGTTCATGTTGGCCACTGCTGCACCGGAAGCACCTTTAGCAATGTTGTCGATGGCAGAAACAACAACTAACCTACCATTATCATCAATTTCAAAGCAACCTATATGGCAGAAGTTGGATCCTCGCACCGAACTTAAGCGTGGAATTTCACCAGCATCCAGCACTCGCACAAATGGTTCATCCTGGTAATGGTTTTTGTACATCTGTTGAATCTCTTCTGATGTTACCTCCTGGTTGGGGAAGGAATGGAGGGTGGTTATAATGCCCCTGATCACTGGTACCAGGTGTGGGGTGAATGAAACACGAACATTACCAAATTTCTGGAGTTTTTCCTGAATTTCAGGCATGTGCCGGTGGGTGGTGACTGCGTAAGGCACTATGTTGTCGCTGATATTTGGATAATGAGTTGCAGGTGTGGGTTTAATCCCTGCACCACTCACACCACTTTTTGAATCAGCTATAATAGTGTCCACCAGTCCTTCTTTTACCAGTGGAATACCAGCCAGTATGGATCCAGTGGGATAACATCCAGGATTAGCAACCAGATTAGCTTTTTTGATCTCCTCACGATACATTTCCGGTAATCCGTAAACTGCGTCCAGGGGTTTTTTGTGTTTGAGGCCGTACCATTTCTCGTAAATACTGATATCATCGAAA
This window of the Methanobacterium formicicum DSM 3637 genome carries:
- the argC gene encoding N-acetyl-gamma-glutamyl-phosphate reductase; this encodes MLKVAIIGASGYTGGELLRFLKDHEKVEVVAATSRQYSNTPVRKVHPHLQDLDLKFEDKAPGDIDADLVFTATPHGASMNIVPQLVETGVKVVDLSGDYRFDDISIYEKWYGLKHKKPLDAVYGLPEMYREEIKKANLVANPGCYPTGSILAGIPLVKEGLVDTIIADSKSGVSGAGIKPTPATHYPNISDNIVPYAVTTHRHMPEIQEKLQKFGNVRVSFTPHLVPVIRGIITTLHSFPNQEVTSEEIQQMYKNHYQDEPFVRVLDAGEIPRLSSVRGSNFCHIGCFEIDDNGRLVVVSAIDNIAKGASGAAVANMNLMCGFPETMSLESCGLHP